In Piliocolobus tephrosceles isolate RC106 chromosome 4, ASM277652v3, whole genome shotgun sequence, the following are encoded in one genomic region:
- the GPRIN1 gene encoding G protein-regulated inducer of neurite outgrowth 1 yields MGTAEDPAWLQLLQKDSSPPGPRPTAFFCPQDGSLGAGSPAMRDYCPSQQKASPAPPRYTPNQSPGMESRHRSPSGAGEGDSCSDGPRGSLACPSPTCFSPQEAPSKETLEAHGASISGTPETTMSGKPEPVSSVKTEPKSSDDRIPMFLEKMDSKSSKQADFTSIGKEDPGSSQKADPMFTGKAEPEILGKGYPVAPGRMDPMTLRKEDLGSLGKVDSLCFSKMDTVSPRKEDPVSSDKVDPVFPRKEEPRYSGKEHPVSSEKVVPTSAEKVDLVLSGKRDPGPLGKADPVCLESMDSVSTGKTEPGLLGKLTAGSSGKNGPVSSGTGAPRSSGRLDPTCLGMADPASVGNVATVPTTKEDSRFLGKMDAASSGEGRPVSGHTDTTASAKTDLTSLKNVDPTSSGKVDPVSLGKMDPMCSGKPELLSPGQAEHVPVGKAGTVSSGKEDPVSVESRKTSSEKVNPESLGKTNPVSSGPGDTRSLGTAGPPSAVKAEPATGGKGDPLSSEKAGLMASGKAAPTASEKAKPLAAGKEDPVSGGKADAAPSGQRDSVSIGKVVSTPGKAVPVPSGKVDPVSLGKAEATPEGKVGSLPLEKGNPVNTTKADPKAAGKAEAQSGGKAETKLPGQEGTTAPGEAGAVSLKKETPQASEKVDPGSCRKAEPLASGNGEPVSLGKADSATSRKMESPSLGKVASLTLEKTKPSSSSRQLDGKALGSARSPEGARGSEGRVEPNPEPVSSTESSSLGQKDLEAAGAERSPRPEAAAPLPGPRTRDNFTKAPSWEASALPPPREDAGTQAGAQACVSVAVSPMSPQDGAGGPAFSFQAAPPAPRPPSRRDAGLQVSLGAAETRSVATGPMTPQAAAPPAFPEVRVRPGSALAAAVAPPEPAEPVRDVSWDEKGMTWEVYGAAMEVEVLGMAIQKHLERQIEEHGRQGAPAPPPAAHAGPGRSGSVRAAPPDGAAKRPPGLFRALLQSVRRPRCCSRAGPTAE; encoded by the coding sequence ATGGGCACTGCTGAAGACCCGGCCTGGCTCCAACTGCTTCAGAAGGACTCCAGCCCCCCAGGACCCCGACCCACAGCCTTCTTCTGCCCACAGGATGGGAGCCTGGGGGCTGGCAGCCCGGCCATGAGGGATTACTGCCCCTCCCAGCAAAAGGCAAGCCCTGCACCCCCCAGGTACACCCCTAACCAAAGTCCAGGCATGGAGTCTAGACACAGAAGCCCcagtggggctggggaaggggactCCTGCTCTGATGGCCCCAGAGGGAGCCTAGCCTGCCCCTCCCCAACCTGCTTCTCTCCCCAGGAGGCACCCTCCAAGGAGACACTGGAGGCACATGGAGCCTCCATCTCAGGGACACCAGAAACCACCATGTCTGGGAAGCCAGAGCCTGTGTCCTCCGTGAAAACTGAGCCCAAATCCTCAGATGACAGAATTCCTATGTTCTTGGAGAAGATGGATTCCAAGTCCTCAAAGCAGGCCGATTTCACTTCCATAGGAAAGGAGGATCCTGGGTCCTCACAGAAGGCAGATCCCATGTTTACAGGAAAAGCAGAGCCTGAAATCTTAGGAAAGGGGTATCCTGTGGCTCCTGGAAGGATGGATCCCATGACTCTAAGAAAGGAAGATCTTGGATCCCTGGGAAAAGTAGATTCTTTGTGCTTCAGCAAGATGGATACAGTGTCACCGAGAAAGGAGGATCCTGTGTCCTCAGACAAAGTGGACCCTGTATTCCCAAGAAAGGAGGAGCCCAGGTATTCAGGAAAAGAGCATCCCGTGTCCTCAGAAAAGGTGGTTCCTACATCTGCAGAAAAGGTAGATCTTGTGTTGTCAGGAAAGAGAGATCCTGGGCCCTTGGGAAAGGCAGATCCTGTGTGCTTGGAAAGCATGGATTCTGTGTCCACAGGAAAGACAGAGCCTGGGCTCCTGGGCAAGCTGACTGCAGGCTCATCAGGCAAGAATGGGCCTGTATCCTCTGGGACCGGGGCTCCTAGGTCCTCGGGAAGGCTGGATCCCACATGCTTGGGGATGGCAGATCCCGCATCTGTGGGAAATGTAGCAACTGTGCCCACCACAAAAGAGGACTCCCGGTTCCTGGGAAAGATGGATGCTGCCTCCTCAGGAGAGGGGCGTCCTGTGTCTGGCCACACGGATACCACGGCTTCAGCAAAGACAGATCTCACGTCTTTGAAAAATGTGGATCCCACGTCTTCAGGCAAGGTGGATCCAGTTTCTCTGGGAAAGATGGACCCCATGTGCTCAGGAAAGCCAGAGCTCTTGTCCCCTGGACAGGCAGAGCATGTGCCTGTGGGAAAGGCAGGAACTGTATCCTCAGGAAAAGAGGACCCCGTATCTGTGGAAAGTAGAAAGACATCATCTGAAAAAGTCAATCCTGAGTCTTTGGGAAAGACAAACCCTGTGTCTTCAGGTCCAGGCGATACCAGGTCCTTGGGGACAGCAGGTCCCCCATCTGCAGTAAAGGCTGAGCCAGCGACTGGGGGAAAAGGAGATCCCCTGTCTTCGGAGAAGGCAGGTCTGATGGCCTCTGGAAAGGCGGCTCCCACAGCCTCAGAGAAGGCCAAGCCCCTGGCGGCAGGCAAGGAGGACCCTGTGAGCGGGGGAAAGGCAGACGCTGCCCCCTCTGGACAGCGGGACTCTGTGTCTATAGGTAAAGTGGTCTCAACTCCAGGAAAAGCAGTCCCGGTGCCCTCGGGGAAGGTGGATCCCGTGTCCCTGGGAAAAGCAGAAGCTACCCCAGAGGGAAAGGTGGGTTCTCTGCCTCTAGAGAAGGGGAATCCTGTTAACACCACAAAGGCGGATCCCAAGGCCGCCGGGAAAGCAGAGGCGCAGTCTGGCGGCAAAGCAGAAACGAAGCTCCCTGGGCAAGAGGGCACCACAGCACCAGGAGAAGCAGGGGCTGTGTCTTTGAAAAAGGAGACACCGCAGGCCTCAGAGAAGGTGGATCCTGGATCCTGCAGAAAAGCAGAGCCCCTTGCTTCAGGGAACGGAGAGCCTGTGTCCCTGGGGAAGGCCGACTCTGCAACTTCCAGAAAAATGGAGTCCCCATCCTTGGGGAAGGTGGCCTCCCTGACTCTGGAGAAGACCAAGCCgtcctcctcctccaggcagtTAGACGGCAAAGCCCTCGGCTCAGCCCGGTCTCCCGAGGGTGCCAGGGGCAGTGAAGGCCGCGTGGAGCCGAACCCCGAGCCTGTGTCCAGCACCGagtcctccagcctcggccagaAAGACCTGGAAGCAGCTGGGGCCGAGAGAAGCCCCCGCCCAGAGGCCGCAGCGCCCCTACCCGGACCGCGGACTCGCGACAACTTTACCAAGGCCCCATCGTGGGAGGCGAGCGCCCTGCCGCCGCCGCGCGAGGACGCGGGCACTCAGGCGGGCGCGCAGGCCTGCGTCTCAGTGGCTGTGAGCCCCATGTCTCCGCAGGACGGCGCTGGGGGCCCGGCCTTCAGCTTCCAGGCGGCGCCTCCCGCACCCAGACCGCCCTCGCGCCGGGATGCGGGCCTGCAGGTGTCGCTGGGCGCCGCCGAGACGCGCTCCGTGGCCACCGGGCCCATGACACCGCAAGCTGCCGCGCCGCCCGCCTTCCCCGAAGTGCGAGTGCGGCCGGGCTCAGCGCTGGCTGCCGCCGTGGCGCCCCCGGAGCCGGCTGAGCCCGTGCGAGACGTGAGCTGGGACGAGAAGGGCATGACGTGGGAGGTATACGGCGCCGCCATGGAGGTGGAAGTGCTGGGCATGGCCATCCAGAAGCATCTGGAGCGACAGATCGAGGAGCACGGCCGCCAAGGGGCGCCCGCGCCGCCGCCCGCTGCCCATGCGGGCCCGGGCCGTTCGGGCTCGGTGCGCGCCGCGCCGCCCGATGGAGCCGCCAAGCGTCCCCCCGGCCTCTTCCGCGCGCTGCTGCAGAGTGTGCGCCGGCCGCGGTGCTGCTCGCGAGCGGGACCCACGGCCGAGTGA